A stretch of the Porifericola rhodea genome encodes the following:
- a CDS encoding sensor histidine kinase: MAEQQQEALGRILDHSINEFYVFDIGTLQYQYVSKAAIDHLGYAQDELLKLTPLDIQPKFSQKSYSRLIRPVLEGQSKEVSLETIHVRKDGSTYPVRVQLHTSEFMGKNVLVAIVVDITEEKNAAKEIEESKRFIESIADTSPELLYVFDFRKGNYIYFSNHIKNMLGYEVEDMLSGKLQLFTKLHPDDFQKVAYNFQEKIKHVRDDEVVETEYRVQHKDGHWVWLSSRDKPFKRDALGNVIQTVGTAQDITRRMQYEQQLEKQNEELKKTNAELDRFVYSSSHDLRAPLASVLGLINIALLEDSPTEKDVYIKLMETSINRLDRFIQDIINYSRNSRMEVGKETIDFANLIDETISNLSYMEDLNVIAFSSDFDLQSPFVSDQRRLSVILSNLIGNSIRYRSLSVDQSYINVKVSTNSTQATIIIEDNGIGIAQEHQGRIFDMFFKASNEKHGSGIGLYIVKETISFLKGSIAVKSKTRVGTTFTITLPNLIGQEEAEPQP, encoded by the coding sequence ATGGCTGAACAGCAACAAGAAGCTTTAGGTAGAATATTAGACCACTCCATTAATGAGTTTTATGTTTTTGATATTGGCACGCTACAATATCAATACGTGAGTAAGGCGGCCATTGATCATTTAGGGTATGCGCAGGATGAGCTTCTAAAACTGACTCCTTTAGACATACAGCCCAAATTTTCTCAAAAATCTTATAGCAGACTTATCCGCCCGGTACTAGAAGGACAAAGCAAGGAAGTAAGCCTAGAGACTATCCATGTACGTAAAGATGGCTCTACCTATCCGGTAAGAGTACAGTTGCATACCTCTGAGTTTATGGGGAAAAATGTGCTGGTGGCCATTGTGGTAGACATTACCGAAGAGAAAAACGCCGCCAAGGAAATAGAAGAAAGCAAGCGCTTTATAGAAAGCATTGCGGATACCTCTCCAGAGCTTTTGTATGTTTTTGACTTTAGAAAGGGCAACTACATCTACTTTAGCAACCATATAAAAAACATGCTTGGATATGAGGTAGAAGATATGCTTAGCGGCAAGCTTCAGCTTTTTACTAAACTACACCCCGATGACTTTCAAAAAGTAGCTTATAACTTTCAGGAAAAAATTAAGCACGTACGTGACGATGAGGTAGTAGAAACCGAATACCGAGTACAACATAAAGATGGGCATTGGGTGTGGCTCTCCAGCAGAGATAAGCCTTTTAAACGCGACGCACTTGGTAATGTAATACAAACGGTAGGTACAGCTCAGGATATAACTCGCCGTATGCAATATGAGCAACAGCTTGAGAAACAAAACGAGGAGCTTAAAAAAACCAATGCCGAACTAGACCGCTTTGTTTACAGCTCATCTCACGACCTTAGAGCTCCTTTGGCCTCCGTATTAGGCTTAATTAACATTGCTTTGCTGGAAGATTCTCCTACAGAAAAAGATGTTTATATCAAGTTGATGGAGACCAGTATCAACCGTCTGGACAGGTTCATTCAGGATATTATTAACTACTCGCGCAACTCACGGATGGAAGTCGGTAAAGAAACTATAGACTTTGCCAACCTGATAGATGAGACCATTAGTAACTTAAGCTATATGGAGGACTTAAATGTGATCGCTTTCTCTTCTGACTTTGACTTACAGTCTCCTTTTGTGAGCGATCAAAGACGTTTATCCGTAATTTTGAGCAACCTCATTGGCAACTCTATACGCTACCGTAGCCTTAGCGTAGACCAGTCTTATATTAACGTAAAAGTAAGCACCAACTCAACACAGGCAACCATTATCATAGAAGACAACGGCATAGGCATAGCTCAGGAACACCAAGGGAGAATATTTGATATGTTTTTTAAGGCCAGCAACGAAAAGCATGGCTCGGGCATTGGCCTTTATATTGTTAAGGAGACTATCAGTTTTTTAAAAGGTAGTATTGCCGTAAAATCCAAAACCAGAGTAGGCACCACGTTTACCATCACTTTGCCCAACCTTATAGGGCAAGAAGAGGCAGAACCCCAGCCCTGA